The following nucleotide sequence is from Mycobacterium sp. Z3061.
CACCCGCCATGGTGCCCGGGTGGTCGCCGAGTCGAGGGCCGGATACGGCGCAGCGGTGCACGCGGGTGTGGTCGCGGCCACCACGCCGATCGTCGCGGTGATCGACGCCGACGGATCGATGGACCCCGGCGACCTGCCCAGACTGGTCGCCGAACTGGATCGCGGCGCCGACATGGTGACCGGGCGGCGGCGCCCGGTGGCCGGCCTGCACTGGCCGTGGGTCGCCCGGGTGGGCACCGTGGTGATGAGTTGGCGGCTGCGGACCCGCCACCGGCTACCGGTGCACGACATCGCGCCCATGCGGGTGGCCCGGCGCCAGGCGCTGCTGGATCTGGGCGTCGAGGACCGGC
It contains:
- a CDS encoding glycosyltransferase family 2 protein — translated: MSEVTVVLPCLNEEESLPAVLAAIPAGYQALVVDNNSTDGTAAVATRHGARVVAESRAGYGAAVHAGVVAATTPIVAVIDADGSMDPGDLPRLVAELDRGADMVTGRRRPVAGLHWPWVARVGTVVMSWRLRTRHRLPVHDIAPMRVARRQALLDLGVEDRRSGYPLELLVRAAAAGWRVVELDVSYGPRTGGKSKVSGSLRGSVTAILDFWKVIS